Proteins encoded within one genomic window of Trichomycterus rosablanca isolate fTriRos1 chromosome 7, fTriRos1.hap1, whole genome shotgun sequence:
- the efhd2 gene encoding EF-hand domain-containing protein D2, translating to MASDELSAKLTRRLKIEEGVQEPQATDLHHQNGAEDKAATANADSELGAKLQRRGELNEGVGEHHQPSMKVFNPYTEFKEFSRKQIKDMEKMFNLYDSEKDNFIDMMELKLMMEKLGAPQTHLGLKNMIKEVDEDLDGKLCFREFLLIFRKAAAGELAEDSGLSALARLSEIDVSTEGVKGAKTFFEAKVHAINESNRFEAEIRHEQEEKKKQAEEKKQRQAAFKELKSAFK from the exons ATGGCCTCGGACGAGCTTTCGGCCAAACTGACCCGACGGTTAAAGATTGAGGAGGGGGTCCAGGAGCCACAGGCTACGGATTTACATCACCAAAACGGAGCTGAGGATAAAGCTGCTACCGCCAACGCCGACTCAGAGCTGGGAGCCAAGCTGCAGCGGCGAGGCGAGCTCAACGAAGGGGTTGGAGAGCACCATCAACCCAGCATGAAGGTGTTCAACCCCTACACCGAGTTCAAGGAGTTCTCCAGGAAGCAGATCAAGGACATGGAGAAAATGTTCAATCT GTATGACTCTGAGAAAGATAACTTCATTGATATGATGGAGCTAAAGCTGATGATGGAAAAGCTGGGGGCGCCGCAGACTCACCTGGGCCTTAAAAACATGATTAAAGAGGTCGATGAGGACTTGGATGGCAAACTTTGCTTCAGAGAG TTTCTCCTGATCTTCAGAAAAGCTGCAGCAGGGGAGCTGGCTGAGGACAGCGGACTGAGTGCACTGGCACGTCTCTCTGAAATCGATGTGTCCACAGAGGGAGTAAAAGGAGCAAAGACCTTCTTCGAAGCCAAA GTCCACGCTATTAATGAGTCGAATCGTTTCGAGGCGGAGATTCGTCACGAGCAGGAGGAGAAGAAAAAACAGGCAgaagaaaagaaacaaagacAAGCAGCATTTAAAGAGCTCAAGTCTGCCTTCAAATGA